From a single Stigmatopora nigra isolate UIUO_SnigA chromosome 21, RoL_Snig_1.1, whole genome shotgun sequence genomic region:
- the atf6b gene encoding cyclic AMP-dependent transcription factor ATF-6 beta, producing MSLDVLCDLDVGRFFADNLLTSEDWDACLYRCEGDEPQLDTSPDDELSLTLTCDAPSSPWQHTYEDMLTGADVRGDDGEPMELLFQVKAEPPSPVSSPEAERSPASPCDPLLVVKNENPPTPPYVLGDVMSPPSGAAEGAPAAILTPDVTSRALLGARLPAVVAPVQKRATGCENGMGVPLPTLESKKFCRPSSTSASLLAAKPPIQPRPVCLGPLSVPRAPTAKTLVLHGLPAMDPAPPVVCLASGPAVVKMEPVSSATKPIVPANATSPANGCNEVDIKVLKRQQRMIKNRESACQSRKKKKEYVHNLEFQLREAQQENQRLRRENQELRDRLSGDRAGESATNKRAACVMAVLFFVTFSFGPVSILDRKWTAGFGDGTGSFTGRRLLEMQTARRAPHRREADDGETEVFATRSFPFGNGSSALGPANDDDKLLRRLERYFNDTVCPRFNRSESLRLAAELRGWVQRHQINHKKSGGKVKKAKMAQRAQLRKANMSRYVPAETHRSIESQLQVVPRPEVTYGDFLDAIDRREDTFYVVSFRRDHLLLPAISHNKTRRPKMSLVMPAMSVNESVYDASPGYELMMQVDCEVMDTRTVPIKWSAVPPSLRQPPLSAAPQPHAANRTALRGRSQHGAPPSSPDYLIGRSEGV from the exons ATGAGTCTAGATGTTCTGTGTGATTTGGACGTCGGACGATTCTTTGCCGACAATCTGCTAACGAGCGAGGACTGGG ATGCGTGTTTGTATCGCTGCGAGGGCGACGAGCCGCAATTGGACACGTCG CCGGACGACGAGCTGTCCCTCACATTGACCTGCGATGCCCCCtcgtcaccatggcaacacacGTATGAGGACATGCTGACAGGGGCCGATGTCCGTGGCGATGACGGGGAGCCCATGGAGCTGT TGTTTCAGGTGAAAGCGGAACCCCCGTCTCCGGTATCGTCGCCGGAAGCTGAGCGGTCCCCGGCGTCGCCATGTGACCCTCTG CTCGTTGTGAAAAACGAAAACCCACCCACGCCTCCCTACGTGCTGGGAGACGTGATGTCGCCCCCTTCGGGCGCCGCGGAGGGGGCGCCGGCGGCCATCTTGACGCCCGACGTTACGTCCAGGGCGCTTTTGGGGGCGCGACTTCCCGCCGTCGTGGCGCCTGTTCAGAAACGGGCCACAG GCTGTGAAAATGGCATGGGTGTGCCCCTCCCCACGCTGGAAAGCAAGAAATTTTGTCGTCCCTCCTCGACAAGTGCCTCCCTCCTGGCGGCCAAACCCCCCATCCAGCCCCGCCCAGTCTGCCTGGGGCCGTTGTCCGTTCCCCGTGCGCCCACCGCCAAGACCCTGGTCCTCCACGGACTTCCCGCCATGGATCCGGCGCCACCTG TGGTGTGCCTGGCGTCGGGCCCCGCCGTAGTCAAGATGGAGCCCGTCTCCTCAGCCACCAAACCCATCGTCCCGGCCAACGCCACGTCGCCCGCCAACGGCTGCAACGAAGTGGAC ATAAAAGTTCTCAAACGACAGCAGAGGATGATCAAGAACCGTGAATCGGCGTGCCAGTCAcgcaagaagaagaaagagtaCGTCCATAACCTGGAGTTCCAACTCAGGGAAGCCCAGCAGGAGAACCAACGACTACGCCGCGAGAACCAGGAGCTCCGCGACAGACTAAGCGGCGACCGG GCTGGAGAATCCGCCACCAACAAACGAGCCGCTTGCGTGATGGCCGTCCTTTTCTTTGTCACGTTCAGCTTCGGGCCCGTCAG catcTTGGACAGAAAGTGGACCGCGGGCTTCGGGGACGGCACCGGGTCCTTCACGGGTCGACGGCTGCTGGAGATGCAGACGGCGCGGCGGGCGCCGCACCGGCGGGAGGCGGACGACGGGGAGACGGAAGTCTTCGCCACCCGATCCTTTCCCTTCGGGAATGGCAGCTCGGCATTGGGCCCGGCCAATGACGACGACAAGCTGCTGCGCCGTCTGGAGAGATACTTTAACGACACCGTCTGTCCGCGCTTCAACCGCTCCGAGTCGCTGAG GCTGGCGGCGGAACTTCGCGGCTGGGTTCAACGTCATCAAATCAACCACAAGAAGTCAGGCGGGAAGGTCAAGAAGGCCAAAATGGCGCAG AGGGCTCAGCTGAGGAAAGCTAACATGTCCAGATACGTTCCGGCGGAGACGCATCGCTCCATCGAAAG TCAGCTGCAAGTTGTTCCCAGGCCCGAGGTGACCTACGGTGACTTCCTGGACGCCATCGACCGGCGCGAAGACACCTTCTACGTAGTGTCTTTCAGACGA GACCACTTGCTGCTTCCTGCCATCAGCCATAACAAAACCCGCCGTCCCAAAATGTCGTTGGTCATGCCCGCCATGTCCGTCAACG AGAGTGTTTACGATGCGTCCCCGGGCTACGAGCTGATGATGCAAGTGGACTGCGAGGTGATGGACACGCGTACAGTTCCCATCAAATGGTCGGCGGTCCCGCCGTCCCTGCGCCAGCCGCCGCTGTCGGCGGCGCCACAACCACACGCCGCCAATCGCACGGCTCTGCGCGGACGTTCCCAGCACGGGGCCCCGCCCTCCTCGCCCGACTACCTCATCGGCCGATCGGAAGGAGTCTGA
- the LOC144215227 gene encoding uncharacterized protein LOC144215227 isoform X1 translates to MAAAAVKGEERPTRRWRGRRKSRLREAVERQLAAATERVLRLLEERPSPDARHLRRMLADALAAAVDPIFSEYEAGARARAPAGEGEAQTEEAESHTTLADSGEGHRCRACGKSFRGGSFLLKHVAKHTREEAPACGLCGERPGSGVLLRRHLQRHRDLGRTCDVCGKKFPSVGALETHRRLHTGEKPFSCLTCGKSFNQKGNMMTHVRMHCHPGAQTADADDDMESGRGYHSPLEEDRKPSSLDLHKDMPDCPRDAVQVFVPENGTLPSKVASKSLPCKECGKAFPGKRLLDRHARLHTGERPFICEFCGKTFGEKAVLKRHLKRHVGGGPRLHGCATCGKTFATSQHLHVHQRIHTGEKPYVCRTCGKCFRQAGNLSAHAKIHTGEKAFVCSLCGKSFRQKISLETHERFHRKEQAFACSDCPKRFVQKADLKRHALTHSGEKPHACRLCNKRYQEKRSLEAHAKAHAAAPHDTTLVSVDDGRSPSKNLALSERARW, encoded by the exons atggcggcggcggcggtgaagGGTGAGGAGAGGCCAACGCGACGGTGGCGAGGGCGAAGGAAAAGCCGCCTGAGGGAAGCCGTCGAGCGACAACTGGCGGCGGCGACGGAGCGCGTCTTGCGGCTGCTGGAGGAGCGACCCAGCCCGGACGCACGCCACCTTAGGCGAATGCTCGCCGACGCACTCGCCGCTGCCGTCGACCCCATTTTCAGCGAGTATGAGGCAGGAGCGCGAGCCCGAGCGCCTGCGGGGGAAGGAGAAGCACAGACGGAAG AGGCCGAGTCGCACACGACGTTGGCGGACTCGGGCGAGGGGCACCGCTGCCGAGCGTGCGGCAAATCCTTCCGCGGAGGAAGTTTCCTCCTCAAGCATGTTGCCAAACACACCCGGGAGGAGGCGCCCGCCTGCGGCCTCTGCGGCGAGCGCCCGGGCTCCGGCGTCCTTCTTCGTCGACACCTGCAAAGGCACCGCGATCTCGGCAGGACGTGCGACGTTTGCGGCAAGAAGTTCCCCTCGGTGGGGGCGCTGGAAACGCACCGCCGGCTTCACACGGGTGAAAAGCCCTTCTCGTGCCTAACTTGTGGGAAAAGCTTCAATCAGAAGGGAAACATGATGACGCATGTGCGGATGCACTGCCACCCCGGTGCGCAG ACCGCCGACGCGGACGACGACATGGAAAGTGGGCGGGGCTACCACTCTCCACTAGAGGAAGACCGCAAGCCGTCCAGCCTGGACCTCCATAAGGACATGCCGGACTGCCCAAGGGACGCcgtgcaagtttttgttccgGAAAACGGCACCCTCCCGTCCAAGGTGGCGAGCAAGTCTCTGCCGTGCAAGGAGTGCGGCAAAGCCTTTCCCGGCAAGAGGTTGCTGGACCGCCACGCCCGGCTGCACACGGGCGAGCGGCCTTTCATCTGCGAGTTCTGCGGCAAGACCTTCGGAGAAAAGGCGGTCCTCAAGCGCCACCTCAAACGGCATGTGGGTGGCGGGCCCCGCCTCCACGGCTGCGCCACCTGCGGTAAGACTTTCGCCACCAGCCAACACCTCCACGTTCACCAAAGGATCCACACGGGAGAGAAACCTTACGTCTGCCGGACTTGCGGCAAGTGCTTCCGGCAAGCGGGCAACCTGTCGGCGCACGCCAAGATCCACACGGGCGAGAAGGCCTTTGTCTGCAGCTTGTGCGGGAAGAGCTTCCGCCAAAAGATCTCGCTGGAGACGCACGAGCGCTTCCACCGGAAAGAGCAAGCTTTTGCTTGTTCCGACTGCCCCAAACGCTTCGTGCAGAAGGCGGACCTGAAACGCCACGCGCTGACGCACTCGGGCGAGAAGCCGCACGCCTGCCGCCTCTGCAACAAGCGTTACCAGGAAAAGCGCTCGCTGGAAGCACACGCCAAGGCGCACGCCGCCGCCCCCCACGACACTACTCTCGTCTCCGTTGACGACGGGCGCTCGCCATCTAAAAATCTTGCG ttgTCTGAACGAGCACGTTGGTGA
- the LOC144215227 gene encoding uncharacterized protein LOC144215227 isoform X2, translating into MAAAAVKGEERPTRRWRGRRKSRLREAVERQLAAATERVLRLLEERPSPDARHLRRMLADALAAAVDPIFSEYEAGARARAPAGEGEAQTEEAESHTTLADSGEGHRCRACGKSFRGGSFLLKHVAKHTREEAPACGLCGERPGSGVLLRRHLQRHRDLGRTCDVCGKKFPSVGALETHRRLHTGEKPFSCLTCGKSFNQKGNMMTHVRMHCHPGAQTADADDDMESGRGYHSPLEEDRKPSSLDLHKDMPDCPRDAVQVFVPENGTLPSKVASKSLPCKECGKAFPGKRLLDRHARLHTGERPFICEFCGKTFGEKAVLKRHLKRHVGGGPRLHGCATCGKTFATSQHLHVHQRIHTGEKPYVCRTCGKCFRQAGNLSAHAKIHTGEKAFVCSLCGKSFRQKISLETHERFHRKEQAFACSDCPKRFVQKADLKRHALTHSGEKPHACRLCNKRYQEKRSLEAHAKAHAAAPHDTTLVSVDDGRSPSKNLAVGE; encoded by the exons atggcggcggcggcggtgaagGGTGAGGAGAGGCCAACGCGACGGTGGCGAGGGCGAAGGAAAAGCCGCCTGAGGGAAGCCGTCGAGCGACAACTGGCGGCGGCGACGGAGCGCGTCTTGCGGCTGCTGGAGGAGCGACCCAGCCCGGACGCACGCCACCTTAGGCGAATGCTCGCCGACGCACTCGCCGCTGCCGTCGACCCCATTTTCAGCGAGTATGAGGCAGGAGCGCGAGCCCGAGCGCCTGCGGGGGAAGGAGAAGCACAGACGGAAG AGGCCGAGTCGCACACGACGTTGGCGGACTCGGGCGAGGGGCACCGCTGCCGAGCGTGCGGCAAATCCTTCCGCGGAGGAAGTTTCCTCCTCAAGCATGTTGCCAAACACACCCGGGAGGAGGCGCCCGCCTGCGGCCTCTGCGGCGAGCGCCCGGGCTCCGGCGTCCTTCTTCGTCGACACCTGCAAAGGCACCGCGATCTCGGCAGGACGTGCGACGTTTGCGGCAAGAAGTTCCCCTCGGTGGGGGCGCTGGAAACGCACCGCCGGCTTCACACGGGTGAAAAGCCCTTCTCGTGCCTAACTTGTGGGAAAAGCTTCAATCAGAAGGGAAACATGATGACGCATGTGCGGATGCACTGCCACCCCGGTGCGCAG ACCGCCGACGCGGACGACGACATGGAAAGTGGGCGGGGCTACCACTCTCCACTAGAGGAAGACCGCAAGCCGTCCAGCCTGGACCTCCATAAGGACATGCCGGACTGCCCAAGGGACGCcgtgcaagtttttgttccgGAAAACGGCACCCTCCCGTCCAAGGTGGCGAGCAAGTCTCTGCCGTGCAAGGAGTGCGGCAAAGCCTTTCCCGGCAAGAGGTTGCTGGACCGCCACGCCCGGCTGCACACGGGCGAGCGGCCTTTCATCTGCGAGTTCTGCGGCAAGACCTTCGGAGAAAAGGCGGTCCTCAAGCGCCACCTCAAACGGCATGTGGGTGGCGGGCCCCGCCTCCACGGCTGCGCCACCTGCGGTAAGACTTTCGCCACCAGCCAACACCTCCACGTTCACCAAAGGATCCACACGGGAGAGAAACCTTACGTCTGCCGGACTTGCGGCAAGTGCTTCCGGCAAGCGGGCAACCTGTCGGCGCACGCCAAGATCCACACGGGCGAGAAGGCCTTTGTCTGCAGCTTGTGCGGGAAGAGCTTCCGCCAAAAGATCTCGCTGGAGACGCACGAGCGCTTCCACCGGAAAGAGCAAGCTTTTGCTTGTTCCGACTGCCCCAAACGCTTCGTGCAGAAGGCGGACCTGAAACGCCACGCGCTGACGCACTCGGGCGAGAAGCCGCACGCCTGCCGCCTCTGCAACAAGCGTTACCAGGAAAAGCGCTCGCTGGAAGCACACGCCAAGGCGCACGCCGCCGCCCCCCACGACACTACTCTCGTCTCCGTTGACGACGGGCGCTCGCCATCTAAAAATCTTGCGGTGGGGGAATAA
- the cibar1 gene encoding CBY1-interacting BAR domain-containing protein 1, translated as MNLTPDARTRDNQTRRIQENINNVEKHFGELCSLFGAYGLKTARIRDKADSLVREIAEYADTETPGLKKGMKCYADHLAKIQDYRHAEVERLEAKVIEPLKGYGVLVRRKREDVKLACSARTRESKQMQQLEQTRQRNPGDRQIISQAESELQRATLDAARTTRQLEETIDDFEKQKIQDIKRILCDFARVEMTFHAKALELYTMAYQSIHDVDEDDDLEVFRSSLHPPDYPLRSGVMRANSRASLDGTASSFLTSTAAFQRALGRQTEEEGDSDEDEEEDEEEEEEEESDEETP; from the exons ATGAATCTAACTCCAGATGCACGAACGAG ggaCAACCAGACCAGGAGGATCCAGGAGAACATCAACAACGTGGAGAAGCACTTTGGCGAACTATGCTCCTTGTTCGGCGCGTACGGCCTCAAGACCGCCAGGATCCGCGACAAGGCCGACTCGCTTGTGCGAGAAATCGCCGAATACGCCGACACAGAGACGCCGGGGCTCAAGAAAGGCATGAAATGTTATGCCGATCATCTGGCCAAGATTCAGGACTACCGGCACGCCGAG GTGGAGCGACTTGAGGCCAAGGTCATCGAACCTCTCAAAGGCTACGGCGTTTTGGTGCGACGCAAACGG GAGGACGTGAAGTTGGCCTGCAGCGCCAGGACGCGCGAATCCAAGCAGATGCAGCAGCTAGAACAAACTCGACAGCGTAACCCTGGCGACCGGCAGATCATT TCCCAG GCCGAGAGCGAGTTGCAGCGAGCCACCTTGGACGCCGCTCGAACCACGCGGCAGCTAGAAGAGACCATTGATGACTTTGAGAAGCAAAAGATTCAAGATATCAAG AGGATCCTGTGTGACTTTGCACGTGTGGAGATGACCTTCCACGCCAAAGCCTTGGAGCTCTACACGATGGCCTACCAGAGCATTCACGACGTGGACGAGGATGATGACCTCGAG gtgttCAGGAGCTCGCTGCACCCGCCCGACTATCCGCTGCGCTCAGGCGTGATGCGCGCTAACTCTCGGGCTTCCTTGGATGGGACCGCCTCCTCCTTCCTGACCTCGACGGCGGCGTTTCAG AGGGCCTTAGGACGGCAGACCGAAGAAGAGGGAGACTCAGAtgaagacgaggaagaggatgaggaggaagaagaagaagaagagtctGACGAGGAAACTCCATGA
- the LOC144214982 gene encoding H-2 class I histocompatibility antigen, K-Q alpha chain-like, which produces MLILFVLAVHIQSVQSGFHALQYIDIVSYQIPKIPEYLSVAYVDGVQITHYDSKSGKSSPKQDWVNKITTQDPDYWRRATDMCSDNRWVAKVNLEIANERFNRSGGVHTIQRMSGCQWNDETGEVVGWEHYAYDGEDFISLDLKEWRWLAFKPQALVTKHKLEQFDLGHKKYYYTEICPYYLKAHVSNGKAFLARTVLPRLSLLKKTSWSPVTCHATGFYPRDAVMFWQKDGRQIFEDVEREETLPNHDGTFQVAAHLKAVDPSARYECVFQLFGVPDDIVVPLDDSVLLSNERIEGEPHASIRPSSSETHKAEERKKIPTVTIVLTGVVLAFVIVGAIVLILAIVYQFIKDVIRTMLDDESLQPTSVPELSLDRLQHPLQPS; this is translated from the exons atgttgattttatttgtcCTGGCTGTCCACATTCAAAGCGTCCAGTCCG GGTTCCACGCACTGCAGTATATCGACATAGTGTCATATCAAATTCCGAAAATCCCAGAATACTTGAGCGTCGCTTACGTTGACGGCGTGCAGATCACTCACTACGACAGCAAGAGCGGGAAATCAAGTCCCAAACAGGATTGGGTGAACAAGATCACAACCCAGGATCCAGATTACTGGAGGAGGGCCACAGATATGTGTTCTGACAATCGTTGGGTCGCCAAAGTCAACCTTGAAATTGCTAATGAGCGCTTCAACCGAAGCGGAG GCGTTCACACGATCCAGCGAATGTCTGGCTGCCAATGGAACGACGAGACCGGCGAGGTTGTCGGTTGGGAACACTACGCTTACGACGGAGAAGACTTCATATCGTTAGATTTGAAGGAATGGAGATGGCTTGCGTTCAAACCGCAAGCGCTCGTCACCAAACACAAATTGGAACAATTTGATCTTGGACATAAAAAGTATTACTACACTGAAATTTGTCCCTATTACTTGAAGGCGCATGTGAGCAACGGGAAGGCCTTCCTCGCGAGAACAG TGCTTCCGCGCCTGTCCCTGCTGAAGAAGACGTCGTGGTCTCCGGTGACCTGCCACGCCACAGGTTTCTACCCCAGGGACGCCGTCATGTTCTGGCAGAAGGACGGTCGGCAAATCTTTGAGGACGTGGAGAGGGAAGAGACGCTGCCCAACCACGACGGGACCTTCCAGGTCGCCGCCCACCTCAAAGCGGTGGACCCCAGCGCCCGATACGAGTGTGTCTTCCAGCTGTTCGGCGTCCCGGATGACATCGTCGTCCCGCTGGACGACAGCGTCCTCCTAAGCAACGAGCGTATCGAAGGTGAGCCGCATGCCTCCATCCGTCCGTCCTCGTCCGAAACACACAAAGCGGAAGAAAGGAAGAAGATTCCGACCGTCACCATCGTGTTGACGGGCGTCGTTTTGGCCTTCGTGATCGTTGGCGCCATCGTCTTGATCTTGGCCATCGTCTACCAATTCATAAAAG ATGTCATAAGAACTATGCTCGATGACGAGTCTTTACAACCAACATCTGTTCCTGAactcagcttggataggctccagcaccccctgcaaccctcatGA
- the LOC144214981 gene encoding major histocompatibility complex class I-related protein 1-like: MKTKMFLHLFVILSWSLLVIKAEIHSLMYIYTGLSKAAQKIPSTHQFTAMGILDGQIIDYYDSEIQKKIPKQPWIQHQMEPKYWEQGSMSRKIKERWFDANVDIVRKRFGHNSSDIHVLQWRHGCYGELLPDGNVVFHSAVDQYSYDGEDFLSFNNTHSEWVAAVKAAEESKRRWDGMELLRTYTHGYLKKECITWIERFLQSKRKHVSTPPAPSVEIFGKMSPSESGTVVLSCHASSFLHKDVSLEIRRDGRTLVREDGVVSTGVRPNHDSTFQSGASVEILQSDCACFTCVLRHSPSDLYVEEIWDGGILGKPCLEVTGAVGVSVGLAVVALCVGLLIWCRLRKCNSGAASKVPTKGTDVELFNSEKVTLKESSQSSQSSKSSKSSKSSLVDSVGSSESRESSESSENMENLLTSGRTMPDDESL, from the exons ATGAAGACCAAAATGTTTCTACATCTGTTCGTCATCCTAAGCTGGTCTCTGCTCGTTATAAAAGCAG AGATTCACAGCCTGATGTACATTTATACGGGGCTGTCAAAGGCAGCGCAGAAAATTCCCAGCACTCATCAATTCACCGCCATGGGCATACTAGACGGTCAGATTATCGACTACTACGATAGTGAGATACAGAAGAAAATACCCAAGCAGCCCTGGATCCAACACCAGATGGAGCCCAAATACTGGGAGCAAGGCAGCATGTCTCGGAAAATCAAAGAGCGGTGGTTCGACGCCAACGTGGACATTGTACGCAAACGTTTTGGACACAACTCCTCTG ATATCCACGTCCTCCAATGGCGTCACGGTTGCTACGGAGAACTGTTGCCCGACGGAAACGTGGTCTTCCACAGCGCCGTGGACCAATATAGCTACGACGGGGAAGACTTCCTGTCCTTCAACAATACACATTCCGAGTGGGTGGCGGCGGTCAAAGCGGCGGAGGAGTCCAAGAGGAGATGGGACGGCATGGAACTTCTTAGGACGTACACCCACGGGTACCTAAAGAAGGAGTGTATCACCTGGATCGAGCGCTTCCTGCAGTCCAAGCGCAAGCATGTATCAACCCCAC cggCACCATCCGTTGAGATCTTCGGTAAAATGTCCCCTTCCGAGAGCGGCACGGTGGTGTTGAGCTGCCACGCTAGCAGTTTCCTCCACAAGGACGTAAGCCTGGAGATCCGGCGCGACGGCCGCACGCTGGTCAGAGAGGACGGCGTGGTGTCCACGGGCGTACGGCCCAACCACGATTCGACCTTCCAGAGCGGGGCCAGTGTGGAGATACTCCAAAGCGACTGCGCCTGCTTCACCTGCGTTCTGCGACATTCGCCTTCTGACCTTTACGTGGAAGAGATTTGGG ATGGCGGGATTTTGGGGAAACCCTGCCTGGAAGTGACGGGAGCCGTGGGCGTGTCCGTGGGGCTGGCGGTCGTCGCCCTTTGTGTCGGTTTGCTGATCTGGTGCCGTCTAAGGAAATGCAACAGTG gtgCTGCAAGTAAAGTTCCCACCAAAG GAACGGATGTTGAACTTTTTAACAGTGAGAAAG TCACGCTGAAAGAATCTTCGCAATCTTCGCAATCTTCAAAATCTTCAAAATCTTCAAAATCTTCACTCGTTGATTCAG TCGGAAGCTCCGAGAGCAGAGAAAGCTCCGAGAGCAGCGAAAAC ATGGAGAACCTCCTCACAAGCGGAAGAACCATGCCCGATGACGAGTCTTTATAG
- the necab1 gene encoding N-terminal EF-hand calcium-binding protein 1, which produces MMDFSEEVATLCEESDIPMELKKGMSIFIDILRRADKNDDGKLSFDEFKAYFSDGVLTPEELRELFHAIDTHHTDNVDTDELCEYFSQHLGEYKNVLAALEDLNVSILKAMDKTKKDYQESTHLEQFVTRFLLKETTNQLKSLQSSLECAMETTAEQTRREKQGPAKPEVLSIQWSGRRSNRRLQRNNSLSPSNPILSLVNSGAYDEENHWTVQVNRLQKLIDRLEQKEIRLEPLEDEVPESKLHVLIVQRQLSVLEDELEDFRVALRLYVDSALTQTGCLHMCVQRVSNACGFVIYEFWEHNNVWKNHLQSNSSKTFQRANVDFLETPENISTMLIPASWWVLNNN; this is translated from the exons ATGATGGATTTTTCGGAGGAAGTGGCAACATTATGCGAAGAATCCGATATCCCAATGGAGCTTAAAAAAGGAATGTCCATTTTTATTGAT attttacGGCGAGCAGATAAAAACG ACGACGGCAAACTGTCCTTTGACGAGTTCAAGGCCTACTTTTCCGATGGCGTCCTGACGCCAGAAGAGCTCCGGGAGCTCTTCCACGCCATCGACACGCATCACACCGA CAATGTGGACACGGATGAACTGTGCG AGTACTTCTCGCAGCATCTCGGGGAGTACAAGAATGTTTTGGCAGCGTTGGAAGACCTCAACGTTTCCATTCTCAAGGCCATGGATAAGACAAAAAAG GATTATCAAGAGTCCACCCACCTGGAGCAGTTTGTGACTCGCTTCTTGCTGAAAGAGACGACCAATCAGCTCAAGTCCCTGCAGAGCTCGTTGGAGTGCGCTATGGAGACCACTGCTGAGCAGACGCGACGGGAAAA ACAAGGTCCAGCCAAACCCGAAGTTCTGTCCATCCAGTGGTCGGGCCGCCGCTCCAATCGAAGACTCCAGAGGAACAACAGCCTGTCCCCCAGCAACCCCATCTTGAGTCTCGTCAACTCAG GCGCTTACGACGAGGAGAACCACTGGACGGTCCAAGTCAACAGACTCCAAAAGCTGATCGACCGCCTGGAACAGAAG GAGATTCGTCTGGAGCCCCTGGAAGACGAGGTCCCCGAGAGCAAACTG CACGTCCTGATCGTGCAGAGGCAGTTGTCCGTGCTGGAGGACGAGTTGGAGGACTTTCGAGTGGCGCTTAGACTCTACGTGGATTCGGCGCTCACTCAGACCGGATGTCTACA CATGTGCGTCCAGCGGGTGTCGAATGCGTGTGGTTTTGTCATCTACGAGTTTTGGGAACACAACAACGTGTGGAAGAA TCACTTGCAGAGTAACTCCAGCAAAACCTTCCAAAGGGCCAATGTGGACTTCCTGGAAACACCTGAAAACATCAGCACCATGCTCATACCTg CTTCTTGGTGGGTCCTCAACAACAACTGA
- the pip4p2 gene encoding type 2 phosphatidylinositol 4,5-bisphosphate 4-phosphatase, which translates to MASDGTDERSPLLSTPTSENAPPYLHDPSPRAELPPPYTAIASPDAGGVPVINCRVCQSLIQLDGKLHQHVVKCTLCNEATPIKNPPTGKKYVRCPCNCLLICKDTSRRIGCPRPNCRRIINLSPVMVIPEEQPAQPALPVQPDGMRVVCGHCGNTFLWMEIRFNTLAKCPHCKKISSVGSALPRRRCCAYITVGMICVFIGVGLTVGTRDFARRYNATYVSWAVAYLVGVICLVRACYWGAIKVSYPENSFA; encoded by the exons ATGGCCTCCGACGGTACGGACGAGCGCTCTCCGCTGCTGTCCACCCCCACCTCGGAGAATGCGCCGCCCTACCTGCACGACCCCAGCCCCCGAG CGGAACTCCCTCCACCGTACACGGCCATCGCCAGCCCGGATGCGGGCGGCGTCCCCGTCATCAACTGCCGCGTGTGCCAGTCGCTCATCCAGCTGGACGGCAAGCTGCATCAGCACGTGGTCAAGTGCACACTCTGCAACGAAGCCACC CCTATCAAGAACCCACCCACTGGGAAAAAGTATGTAAGGTGCCCTTGCAACTGCCTGCTCATCTGCAAAGACACATCCAGGAGGATAGGATGCCCACGACCCAACTG CCGCCGCATCATCAACCTAAGCCCGGTGATGGTTATCCCCGAGGAGCAGCCCGCCCAACCGGCCCTCCCCGTCCAACCCGATGGCATGCGTGTCGTCTGCGGGCACTGTGGCAATACCTTCCTG TGGATGGAGATTCGCTTCAACACATTAGCAAAATGTCctcactgcaaaaaaat atcgtCAGTTGGTAGTGCGCTCCCTAGGCGGCGCTGTTGCGCTTACATTACCGTCGGGATGATCTGTGTCTTCATCGGCGTCGGCTTAACT GTGGGTACCCGAGACTTTGCCCGTCGCTACAACGCCACCTATGTGTCGTGGGCGGTGGCTTACCTAGTGGGCGTCATCTGCCTGGTTCGAGCCTGTTACTGGGGCGCCATCAAGGTCAGCTACCCGGAAAACAGCTTTGCTTAA